A section of the Pleuronectes platessa chromosome 7, fPlePla1.1, whole genome shotgun sequence genome encodes:
- the LOC128444815 gene encoding tetratricopeptide repeat protein 21B: MSKSEAEETMLALIELYCYGKYFNHAVNAAEDAQRKFGNDPIYSFFQAYGSIMQDQTQEASVELESLRDSQDVSLCTVIALAYAERKKTNPDREVVRALNAKIKHDRKSASPKSLYYAGLFLWLYGRNDKAKEYVEKMIKLSNGSREGIILKAWIDVTSGKDDYARKAGTYFDEALKEKADVFALMGKAQYHEYLQNYSGALEMVNQVIKSSPGFVPALIKKMKLLLSLQDWDQAIKVARRLLEKDRNNLEAVLMLALHSLCKDGDITESVKRLSTLIKNLDYLEPHNPELIYRMSLAFTRVCGRNEKVIEQTFRMVERAFSVDSRDSYLATELGYQMVLRGSIKEAMKWYNIAMALDKTSVSAVTGIIHCQLIEGHLEAAKQQLAFLAENQQSIEKSGELLYLRALLAVKTCRPQEEVTNLLDEAVDKHLSKLQGVPLGVEYLEKLNPDFLLEIVKVYLALCPAKPPAQGQTLAPQLQQCDKLLDTVVKIVPGLHQGVFLLAKVRYLAGDTDTAQRILHRCLEKCPSHAEAHLLMAQIHLLQGNFTLCSQSIEPCLNHKFEIREHLLYHLIMAKCQKKMGKLTEAIQTLQMAMSLPGVQTAGSLFKSKRKKIELSISDCVSVFLELAEALRLKGMTHEAVKVIQDALIEFSGTPEKPRVIIADADMALFRGDSEMALSMLRSICPKQPYYIQANEKMADIYLNHRNDPKLYTSCYKEMARKMPSCQTFILLGDAYMTIQEQEKAIQMYDLVLKKNPEYGGLVGKIGKALGETHNYAKAITYYEVVLKTKQQSFLRYDLAVLLLRVKKYKDCERVLREALDHQPMNEVKELNEYCQYLLLLANVQNKVDKNEEALLCLKRARDVQGKVLTRVQSEQPHTVPMQKQFAGEICAEIAQHYKRLGFYKTAVKFYKEALVYCETDCKVLLDLARLHLTLDEVDACQAQCCLILKNDQFNVDATMMMADTMLRKQDYEQAVSQCQKLVKGKPDNYQSLSCLIDVLRRAGKLEEVPRFLDMAEKKSSTTEFDPGLNYCKGLYLWYTGELNDALHHFNKARTDNDWGQHAMYNMAEIYLNPDYDPMGEQMVGNLDSEMKNSTKKQEVQLLAIRTARKLLKELKPKTPCGHLQLRILENYCLLATKKKANMEIALKDFMEIAKKEKDNVPALLAVATAHMMLKDHLRARNQLKPLAQMKWSLVDADEFEKSWLLLADIYIHSGRYDLARDLLKRCLKHNKSCSKAYEYLGYMMEKDGKFHDAAQNYELAWKYGIQTSPSIGYKLALNYLKAKRHDNAIHVCHKVLAAHPNYTKIREDILDKTDTSLRFKS, translated from the coding sequence ATGTCCAagtcagaggctgaagagacaATGTTGGCTTTGATTGAGCTCTATTGCTATGGAAAGTATTTCAATCACGCTGTAAATGCAGCAGAAGATGCTCAGAGGAAGTTTGGCAATGACCCCATCTACAGTTTTTTCCAAGCATATGGTTCCATTATGCAAGACCAAACTCAAGAAGCTTCTGTGGAGTTGGAGTCATTAAGAGATAGTCAAGATGTATCTCTCTGCACAGTTATAGCGCTTGCCTATGCTGAGAGAAAAAAGACTAACCCAGACAGGGAAGTCGTTCGAGCACTTAATGCAAAGATCAAACATGATCGTAAAAGTGCGTCCCCCAAGAGTCTTTATTATGCTGGACTGTTTCTTTGGCTATATGGGCGAAATGATAAGGCAAAAGAGTACGTAGAGAAAATGATCAAACTCTCCAATGGCTCTAGAGAGGGGATCATCCTTAAAGCCTGGATAGATGTGACATCTGGTAAAGATGACTATGCCAGGAAAGCTGGAACATACTTTGATGAGGCACTGAAAGAGAAAGCAGATGTTTTTGCCCTGATGGGGAAGGCACAATACCATGAATATCTTCAGAACTACTCTGGAGCATTAGAAATGGTCAACCAGGTCATTAAGAGTTCCCCTGGGTTTGTGCCTGCGCTCATCAAGAAGATGAAACTGCTGCTCAGCCTTCAAGACTGGGATCAAGCCATAAAGGTAGCGCGCAGGCTTTTAGAGAAGGATAGAAATAACCTGGAGGCAGTACTGATGTTAGCTCTGCATTCTTTATGTAAAGATGGAGATATAACTGAGTCAGTGAAACGGCTTTCAACCCTAATCAAAAACTTGGATTATCTGGAACCCCACAACCCTGAGCTAATCTACAGAATGTCTCTTGCCTTCACTCGTGTTTGTGGACGAAATGAGAAAGTGATTGAGCAAACGTTCAGGATGGTGGAAAGAGCCTTCTCTGTGGATTCCAGGGACTCGTATTTAGCCACAGAGCTGGGCTACCAGATGGTCCTTCGGGGAAGTATAAAGGAGGCTATGAAGTGGTACAATATTGCCATGGCTTTGGATAAGACCAGTGTTTCTGCTGTGACTGGCATAATTCATTGCCAGCTGATCGAGGGCCACCTTGAGGCTGCAAAACAACAATTGGCATTTCTCGCAGAGAATCAACAATCTATTGAAAAATCAGGAGAGCTACTGTACCTACGGGCTTTACTGGCAGTGAAAACGTGCAGACCACAGGAAGAGGTTACCAATCTGCTGGATGAGGCAGTGGACAAACACCTCTCCAAACTGCAAGGTGTGCCTCTGGGAGTAGAGTACTTGGAGAAGCTCAACCCAGACTTCCTTTTGGAGATAGTCAAAGTGTATCTTGCACTTTGTCCTGCTAAGCCTCCGGCCCAGGGCCAAACTCTCGCTCCTCAACTCCAGCAATGTGACAAATTGTTGGATACTGTTGTCAAGATTGTGCCAGGTCTCCACCAAGGGGTCTTCCTGTTAGCCAAAGTCAGATATCTCGCTGGCGACACTGACACTGCTCAGAGGATTCTCCATCGTTGCTTGGAAAAGTGCCCCTCTCATGCAGAAGCTCATCTACTAATGGCACAGATCCATCTGTTGCAGGGTAACTTCACATTGTGTTCCCAGTCTATTGAACCCTGCCTCAACCATAAATTTGAGATTCGAGAACATCTCTTGTACCACCTGATCATGGCTAAGTGTCAGAAGAAAATGGGCAAACTGACAGAGGCTATTCAAACATTGCAGATGGCCATGAGTCTCCCAGGTGTTCAAACAGCTGGATCCTTGTTCAAgtccaagaggaagaagattgAGCTGAGCAtttctgactgtgtctctgtcttcttGGAGTTGGCTGAGGCCCTGAGGCTCAAGGGAATGACGCATGAAGCAGTAAAGGTGATACAAGATGCCCTCATTGAGTTCTCTGGGACCCCTGAGAAGCCACGTGTCATTATTGCAGATGCAGACATGGCCCTTTTCCGTGGTGACTCTGAGATGGCGCTTAGTATGCTTAGAAGCATTTGTCCCAAGCAGCCCTACTACATCCAAGCAAATGAGAAAATGGCAGATATATATCTGAACCACAGAAATGATCCAAAATTGTATACAAGCTGTTATAAAGAAATGGCGAGGAAGATGCCCAGCTGTCAAACTTTTATCTTGCTAGGTGATGCCTATATGACGATTCAAGAACAAGAGAAAGCCATACAAATGTATGACCTTGTTCTGAAGAAAAACCCAGAATATGGTGGTTTAGTTGGCAAAATTGGAAAAGCACTGGGTGAGACTCATAACTATGCCAAGGCAATAACTTACTATGAAGTTGTGTTGAAAACTAAGCAACAGAGCTTCCTACGCTATGACCTGGCTGTGCTGCTGTTAAGGGTGAAAAAGTACAAGGACTGTGAGAGGGTATTGCGTGAAGCGCTGGACCATCAACCAATGAATGAAGTTAAGGAACTCAACGAGTATTGCCAATATCTTCTCCTATTGGCAAATGTCCAGAACAAGGTTGACAAAAATGAGGAAGCTTTACTTTGCCTAAAAAGAGCCCGGGATGTGCAGGGAAAGGTACTTACTAGGGTGCAGTCAGAGCAGCCTCACACTGTCCCAATGCAGAAGCAGTTTGCTGGAGAGATCTGCGCTGAGATCGCTCAACACTACAAACGACTGGGGTTTTATAAAACTGCAGTCAAATTCTACAAGGAAGCTCTTGTGTATTGTGAGACTGATTGCAAGGTGTTGCTGGACTTGGCTCGGTTGCACCTCACTCTGGATGAAGTTGATGCGTGCCAGGCGCAATGCTGCCTCATTCTGAAGAATGACCAGTTTAATGTGGACGCAACTATGATGATGGCTGACACCATGTTAAGGAAGCAGGACTATGAACAGGCTGTTTCCCAATGTCAAAAACTTGTAAAGGGGAAACCAGACAACTACCAAAGTCTGTCATGTCTTATCGACGTGTTGAGGAGGGCTGGGAAGTTGGAAGAAGTGCCCAGATTTCTTGATATGGCAGAAAAAAAATCTTCCACGACTGAGTTTGACCCTGGGTTGAACTACTGCAAGGGACTTTATCTTTGGTATACAGGAGAACTTAATGATGCCCTACACCATTTTAATAAAGCTCGGACAGACAACGATTGGGGTCAACACGCTATGTACAACATGGCGGAAATTTACCTTAACCCTGACTATGACCCCATGGGAGAACAGATGGTTGGGAATCTAGATAGTGAAATGAAGAACTCCACAAAGAAGCAGGAAGTACAGCTCCTTGCTATAAGAACAGCTAGGAAACTGCTGAAGGAGTTAAAGCCTAAGACACCATGCGGACACCTACAGCTCCGCATCCTGGAGAACTACTGCCTTCTGGCAACCAAAAAGAAGGCCAACATGGAAATAGCCCTCAAAGATTTCATGGAGATTGCCAAAAAGGAGAAAGACAACGTCCCAGCACTGTTGGCCGTAGCGACTGCTCATATGATGCTCAAAGATCATCTGCGGGCCAGGAACCAGCTCAAACCCTTAGCTCAGATGAAGTGGAGCCTAGTTGATGCCGATGAGTTTGAAAAGAGCTGGTTGCTCCTGGCAGACATCTATATCCATTCAGGGAGGTATGACTTGGCGAGGGACCTGCTGAAGAGATGCCTCAAGCATAACAAGTCATGCAGTAAAGCTTATGAATATCTGGGCTATATGATGGAAAAAGATGGAAAATTCCATGATGCAGCACAAAACTATGAACTGGCTTGGAAATATGGGATTCAGACTAGCCCATCTATTGGATACAAGCTTGCTCTCAACTACTTAAAGGCAAAGAGGCATGACAATGCCATACATGTGTGTCATAAGGTTCTGGCCGCTCATCCAAATTATACAAAAATTAGAGAGGACATCCTGGACAAAACTGATACTTCTCTGAGATTTAAGAGTTAG